From one Bradyrhizobium sp. Ash2021 genomic stretch:
- a CDS encoding penicillin acylase family protein: MKNKGFNRAIRLLLGSAVFVSLTAPGVVAREKENALSAARQTSTDVAGLQSPGQILVDVWGIPHIYAGNEHDLFFLQGFNAARDRLWQIDLWRKRGLGLLAKDFGAAYAEQDKALRLFLYRGDMKAEWAAYGPKAKTFAEAFVAGVNAYVGDVQAGRRPRPIEFKIAGTMPDLWSADDVVRIRSHGLTRNVASEVKRSLVACAAGLEADRLRVKLEPSWTTKIPEGLDPCSVPKAVLASYDLATRPVSFALAKDQKAALAHDPDVYLAEADQQRDTIGSNNFVVAPARSATGRAILANDPHREHSVPSLRYIVGLNAPGLSVIGAGEPALPGISIGHNDTIAFGLTIFSVDQEDLYVYELNPANPNQYRYRDGWEDMRIVHEKEQVKGEGDRDLELKFTRHGPVIHVDEVNKRAFAVRSIWFEPGTSAYFGSSDYMTAKDWNGFLTAMRRWGAPSENQLYADTKGNIGWVAAGKTPRRVNYDGLMPVPGDGRYEWQGFLSLDELPKLYRPQQGWFATANQMNLPADYPVAERKVGFEWADSARWQRIVEVLQANSKMTLADAMDLQNDDTSMLARRLVALLKPLSSDDANVKKGLELLKAWDARDSADSAAAAVFEVWIANHLGAELLKTAAPKAANLIAPEASGIPAMVAFLEVPDPRLLDEPAAARDRILRDSLGSAVAEVVDRLGEDSTTWRWDRLHVAKFDHALMPLADKATASQLSVGPLALGGAGNVPHAATYRRSDYRLISGASFRMVIDVGGWDASRTINTPGQSGDPFSGHYRDLAPLWATGQYVPLLYSRAAVEAATAEAITLRPR, encoded by the coding sequence ATGAAGAACAAGGGTTTCAACCGCGCCATTCGACTGCTGCTCGGCTCCGCAGTGTTTGTTTCACTCACCGCCCCCGGCGTCGTTGCGCGCGAGAAGGAGAATGCGTTATCCGCGGCGCGCCAGACCAGCACGGACGTCGCCGGGTTGCAGTCGCCGGGGCAAATCCTGGTCGACGTCTGGGGCATCCCGCACATCTATGCCGGCAACGAGCACGACCTGTTTTTCCTGCAGGGCTTTAACGCGGCGCGCGACCGGCTCTGGCAGATCGACCTCTGGCGCAAGCGCGGGCTCGGGCTGCTGGCAAAGGATTTCGGCGCGGCCTATGCCGAACAGGACAAGGCGCTGCGGCTGTTTCTCTACCGCGGCGACATGAAGGCGGAGTGGGCGGCCTATGGCCCCAAGGCCAAAACCTTTGCGGAAGCCTTCGTCGCCGGCGTCAACGCCTATGTCGGCGATGTGCAGGCGGGCCGGCGGCCGCGCCCGATCGAGTTCAAGATCGCGGGCACCATGCCGGATCTGTGGTCGGCGGACGACGTGGTCCGGATTCGCAGCCACGGACTGACGCGAAACGTCGCCTCCGAGGTCAAGCGCTCGCTGGTCGCCTGCGCGGCCGGGCTCGAGGCGGATCGCCTGCGGGTCAAGCTCGAACCGTCCTGGACGACGAAGATTCCCGAAGGGCTCGACCCCTGCAGCGTGCCCAAGGCGGTGCTGGCGTCTTACGACCTCGCCACCCGGCCGGTGAGCTTTGCCTTGGCGAAGGACCAGAAGGCGGCGCTGGCGCACGATCCCGATGTGTATCTGGCAGAGGCCGACCAGCAGCGCGACACCATCGGCTCCAACAATTTTGTGGTCGCCCCGGCGCGGAGCGCGACCGGCCGCGCGATTCTCGCCAACGATCCGCATCGCGAGCACAGCGTGCCGTCGCTGCGCTATATCGTCGGGCTCAACGCGCCCGGCCTGTCGGTGATCGGCGCCGGCGAGCCGGCGCTTCCCGGGATATCGATCGGCCACAACGACACCATTGCGTTCGGCCTGACCATCTTCAGCGTGGATCAGGAGGACCTCTACGTCTACGAGCTCAATCCCGCCAACCCGAACCAGTATCGCTATCGTGACGGCTGGGAGGACATGCGCATCGTCCACGAGAAGGAGCAGGTGAAGGGCGAGGGCGATCGCGATCTCGAGCTGAAGTTTACCCGCCACGGCCCCGTCATCCATGTCGACGAGGTCAACAAGCGCGCCTTCGCGGTGCGCTCGATCTGGTTCGAGCCGGGCACCTCGGCCTATTTCGGCTCGTCCGACTACATGACCGCGAAGGACTGGAACGGCTTCCTCACCGCGATGCGGCGCTGGGGCGCGCCGTCGGAGAACCAGCTCTATGCTGACACCAAAGGCAACATCGGCTGGGTCGCCGCCGGCAAGACGCCGCGCCGCGTCAACTATGACGGCCTGATGCCGGTGCCCGGCGACGGCCGTTACGAATGGCAGGGCTTTCTCTCGCTCGACGAACTGCCAAAGCTCTATCGCCCGCAGCAGGGCTGGTTCGCGACCGCCAACCAGATGAACCTGCCAGCCGATTATCCGGTCGCCGAGCGCAAGGTCGGATTCGAATGGGCCGACAGCGCGCGCTGGCAGCGCATCGTCGAGGTGCTGCAGGCCAACAGCAAGATGACGCTGGCCGACGCGATGGATTTGCAGAACGACGATACCTCGATGCTGGCGCGGCGGCTGGTCGCGCTGCTGAAACCGCTCTCTTCCGACGACGCCAATGTCAAAAAGGGGCTCGAGCTGCTGAAGGCGTGGGACGCGCGCGATAGCGCCGACAGCGCGGCTGCTGCGGTGTTCGAGGTCTGGATCGCCAATCACCTCGGCGCCGAGCTGCTGAAGACCGCGGCGCCCAAGGCCGCCAATCTGATCGCGCCGGAGGCGTCCGGCATTCCGGCGATGGTTGCATTCCTTGAAGTGCCGGATCCTCGGCTCCTGGACGAGCCCGCGGCCGCGCGCGATCGCATTCTCCGCGACAGTCTGGGCAGCGCAGTCGCCGAGGTCGTGGACAGACTTGGCGAGGATTCCACCACCTGGCGCTGGGACCGGTTGCACGTCGCCAAATTCGATCACGCGCTGATGCCGCTGGCGGACAAGGCCACGGCGTCGCAGCTTTCGGTGGGACCATTGGCTTTGGGCGGCGCGGGCAATGTGCCGCACGCCGCCACCTATCGGCGTTCCGATTACCGGTTGATCAGCGGCGCCTCGTTCCGCATGGTGATCGATGTCGGGGGCTGGGACGCCAGCCGCACCATCAACACCCCCGGTCAATCCGGCGATCCCTTCAGCGGGCACTATCGCGACCTCGCGCCGTTGTGGGCGACGGGGCAGTACGTCCCGCTGCTGTACAGCCGTGCGGCGGTCGAGGCCGCGACGGCGGAAGCGATCACGCTGAGGCCGCGGTGA